One Actinoplanes missouriensis 431 DNA segment encodes these proteins:
- a CDS encoding putative bifunctional diguanylate cyclase/phosphodiesterase, protein MATVMKWLRDRLPTGGGLRDEDWASRHRLLTVLLAAVLVFLIMFGVLRGEGHTLTLLLTVVPVLPCLLAASRLRSRRLRAVCVAIGYTIACGGFVALCHGLTEAHFSFFIAVAALALYRDWAPFGAFLVATTLHHAVFGSLVSDHTYDHGSAVAHPLVWALLHGASVLLAAGFQIVSWRLTEVEEDRARENLDESQAQLSVAFDATPVPMAMFSPDGLALRTNAAYRVWLGLPEELPAGFGLKDIPLIPVDGDQASILTLFAESRESRTITRQYRRPDGSLIWVEVHGTGLYDRNDQLRLIYVHCFDVTATRDHEAELSYQVRHDTLTGLLSRKAFEHDLAALLTGSTEPVSVIYLDVDRFKVINDGAGHTTGDDVLRALATRLAAVVPAGAVLARLGGDEFVVALTGPAGTGLRVGNSILAAVHEPVAGVPVSLSIGVTTAFGGVGADEVVLAADTAMYAAKRAGGNRLQVFTEDLRVPVQERIAAEARLRRALAGDPRSTLPLWFQPVVSTATGQIVGAEALVRMRTEQGTVLAPGLFIGAAEETGLIVPLGDHVLRSAVEHLVHWSDRLGYVSVNVSPRQLAEPDFVPKVASLLAEYPYLDPSRLVLEVTETALISSTVDVSERLALLKQLGVRIALDDFGTGYSSLTWLKSLPADVVKLDRSFVAGLAEDARKASIISAVLWLARSLGMSTIAEGVEEIADWDALRAAGCPAIQGYLISKPLPAPEFDMLLTTGSPFRGVHLDETTGHVLAG, encoded by the coding sequence GTGGCGACCGTGATGAAGTGGCTGCGCGACCGGCTCCCGACCGGTGGCGGGCTGCGTGACGAGGACTGGGCGAGCCGGCACCGGCTGCTGACGGTGCTGCTCGCCGCCGTCCTGGTCTTCCTGATCATGTTCGGGGTGCTGCGCGGCGAGGGCCACACGCTCACCCTGCTGCTCACCGTCGTGCCGGTGCTGCCGTGCCTGCTCGCCGCGAGCCGGCTGCGCTCGCGCCGGCTGCGGGCGGTCTGCGTCGCGATCGGCTACACGATCGCGTGCGGCGGTTTCGTCGCGCTCTGCCACGGCCTGACCGAGGCGCACTTCTCGTTCTTCATCGCGGTCGCCGCGCTCGCCCTCTACCGGGACTGGGCGCCGTTCGGCGCGTTCCTGGTCGCCACCACCCTGCACCACGCGGTCTTCGGCTCGCTGGTCAGCGACCACACCTACGACCACGGCTCGGCGGTCGCGCATCCGCTGGTCTGGGCGCTGCTGCACGGCGCCTCGGTGCTGCTCGCGGCCGGTTTCCAGATCGTCTCGTGGCGTCTCACCGAGGTCGAGGAGGACCGGGCGCGGGAGAACCTGGACGAGAGCCAGGCGCAGCTCAGCGTGGCGTTCGACGCCACGCCCGTACCCATGGCGATGTTCTCGCCGGACGGCCTGGCCCTGCGCACCAACGCCGCCTACCGCGTGTGGCTGGGCCTGCCCGAGGAGCTGCCCGCCGGCTTCGGGCTCAAGGACATCCCGCTCATCCCGGTCGACGGCGACCAGGCGTCGATCCTCACCCTGTTCGCGGAGAGCCGGGAGTCGCGGACTATCACCCGCCAGTACCGGCGCCCGGACGGCTCGCTGATCTGGGTCGAGGTGCACGGCACCGGCCTCTACGACCGCAACGACCAGCTCCGGTTGATCTACGTGCACTGCTTCGACGTGACCGCGACCCGTGACCACGAGGCGGAGCTGAGCTACCAGGTTCGTCACGACACGCTCACCGGCCTGCTCTCCCGCAAGGCGTTCGAGCACGACCTGGCCGCCCTGCTGACCGGCAGCACCGAGCCGGTCAGCGTCATCTACCTGGACGTCGACCGCTTCAAGGTGATCAACGACGGCGCCGGGCACACCACCGGCGACGACGTGCTGCGGGCGCTCGCCACCCGGCTCGCCGCGGTGGTGCCGGCCGGCGCCGTGCTCGCCCGGCTCGGCGGCGACGAGTTCGTGGTCGCGCTGACCGGCCCGGCCGGCACCGGCCTGCGCGTCGGCAACAGCATCCTGGCGGCCGTGCACGAGCCGGTCGCCGGTGTCCCGGTGTCGCTCTCCATCGGCGTGACCACGGCGTTCGGCGGCGTCGGCGCCGACGAGGTGGTCCTCGCCGCGGACACCGCCATGTACGCGGCCAAGCGCGCCGGCGGCAACCGCCTCCAGGTCTTCACCGAGGACCTGCGAGTGCCGGTCCAGGAGCGGATCGCCGCCGAGGCCCGCCTGCGCCGCGCGCTCGCCGGCGACCCGCGCTCCACGCTGCCGCTCTGGTTCCAGCCGGTGGTCTCCACCGCCACCGGGCAGATCGTCGGCGCCGAGGCGCTGGTCCGGATGCGCACCGAGCAGGGCACCGTGCTCGCGCCGGGCCTCTTCATCGGCGCCGCCGAGGAGACCGGCCTGATCGTGCCGCTCGGCGACCACGTGCTGCGCTCCGCCGTCGAGCACCTGGTGCACTGGTCGGACCGGCTCGGTTACGTGTCGGTCAACGTCAGCCCGCGCCAGCTCGCCGAGCCGGACTTCGTGCCGAAGGTGGCGTCGCTGCTCGCCGAGTACCCGTACCTCGACCCGTCCCGCCTCGTCCTGGAGGTCACCGAGACCGCGCTGATCTCCTCGACGGTCGACGTGAGCGAGCGGCTCGCCCTGCTCAAGCAGCTCGGCGTGCGGATCGCCCTGGACGACTTCGGCACCGGGTACAGCTCACTGACCTGGCTCAAGTCGCTGCCCGCCGACGTGGTGAAGCTGGACCGCTCGTTCGTGGCCGGCCTCGCCGAGGACGCCCGCAAGGCGTCGATCATCTCGGCGGTGCTGTGGCTGGCCCGGTCGCTCGGGATGTCCACGATCGCCGAGGGCGTCGAGGAGATCGCCGACTGGGACGCGCTGCGCGCCGCGGGCTGCCCGGCGATCCAGGGTTACCTGATCAGCAAGCCGTTGCCGGCGCCGGAGTTCGACATGCTGCTGACCACCGGATCCCCCTTCAGGGGAGTTCACCTGGACGAAACCACAGGGCATGTCCTGGCCGGTTAG
- a CDS encoding GH92 family glycosyl hydrolase produces the protein MLDNVDPFIGTAATDLPRAHGLAATWWWPKPQVGNTHPGATSPFGMVSACAYSGAYPTGYGRYAKNTEGVPEEMFDRLQASGFTHFQQSGTGAIRKYYNYARVTPMVQPLDDLGQSWLLEDERAEAGYYAANLDTGVRCEITVGEKVAVHRYTFPDNDSARVVIDLSCGGLAIDLGRTVPLRAQVESMGYGHGQATVVMEGVPLSVHIEVDAPGWRQMLWYDRRLIPGGTRLDFDSIRHTTLRPFGMLFMGPARAGQTVEVRLGFSLRGCDQARANLEREASGGFEAVRARTRARWRDHLGRVQVDGGTPARRTVMATALYHSLIKPCIADDESPFWPSGGPWAFDICTMWDIYKTQLPLLSAIAPDRAGDVLESLIRVCEEEGNFPIGYRMARGADRFFRQASALAHTALADAHALRRPGIDWTWALVHMVDDLRRLYGEDFWEHGVVHPITHTLDLAYAHHCTAKVARALNDHRLADDLERRSRDWINAFDPATGLLRDSEFYEGGKWNYSFRLLHDMAARIGLAGGDAGFIAKLDTFFGYGAEPVIQPGRAPSPVEMATGYALNRFEGLNNEPDMEAPWAYHYAGRPDRTAEVVHAALTWQFGTGPGGLPGNDDSGGLSSWYVWASLGLFPVAGQNLFLVNAPAFEHARLRVEGGEFVIETSGHRETPIGVDGLGHHPAPQYVQSATLNGRPLHTTHLTAADVHHGGRLHVRLGPEPSTWGHGSRPPSLSHPHP, from the coding sequence ATCCTTGACAACGTTGATCCTTTCATCGGCACCGCGGCCACCGACCTGCCTCGCGCACACGGGTTGGCCGCCACGTGGTGGTGGCCGAAACCGCAGGTGGGCAACACCCACCCGGGCGCCACCTCGCCCTTCGGCATGGTCTCCGCCTGTGCCTACTCGGGGGCGTACCCCACCGGGTACGGCCGGTACGCCAAGAACACCGAGGGCGTGCCGGAGGAGATGTTCGACAGGCTGCAGGCGAGTGGGTTCACCCACTTCCAGCAGTCCGGAACCGGGGCAATCCGGAAATATTACAACTACGCAAGGGTCACCCCGATGGTCCAGCCGCTCGACGACCTGGGCCAGTCCTGGCTGCTGGAGGACGAGCGGGCCGAGGCCGGCTACTACGCCGCCAACCTGGACACCGGCGTGCGCTGCGAGATCACCGTGGGGGAGAAGGTGGCGGTGCACCGCTACACGTTCCCCGACAACGACAGCGCCCGCGTGGTGATCGACCTGTCCTGCGGCGGCCTCGCCATCGACCTCGGCCGCACGGTGCCGCTGCGCGCCCAGGTCGAGAGCATGGGGTACGGGCACGGCCAGGCCACCGTGGTGATGGAGGGCGTCCCGCTCTCCGTGCACATCGAGGTGGACGCCCCCGGCTGGCGGCAGATGCTCTGGTACGACCGGCGGCTCATCCCCGGCGGCACCCGGCTCGACTTCGACAGCATCCGGCACACCACGCTGCGGCCGTTCGGCATGCTCTTCATGGGTCCGGCCCGGGCCGGGCAGACCGTCGAGGTGCGCCTCGGGTTCTCGCTGCGCGGCTGCGACCAGGCCCGGGCGAACCTGGAACGGGAGGCGTCCGGTGGCTTCGAGGCGGTCCGGGCGCGTACCCGGGCACGCTGGCGCGACCACCTCGGCCGGGTCCAGGTCGACGGCGGAACCCCGGCCCGCCGTACGGTGATGGCGACCGCGCTCTACCACTCGCTGATCAAGCCGTGCATCGCCGACGACGAGAGCCCGTTCTGGCCCAGCGGCGGCCCGTGGGCGTTCGACATCTGCACGATGTGGGACATCTACAAGACCCAGCTGCCGCTGCTCTCGGCGATCGCCCCGGACCGGGCCGGTGACGTGCTCGAGTCGCTGATCCGGGTCTGCGAGGAGGAGGGCAACTTCCCGATCGGGTACCGGATGGCCCGCGGCGCCGACCGGTTCTTCCGGCAGGCCAGCGCGCTGGCGCACACCGCGCTCGCCGACGCGCACGCGCTGCGCCGCCCCGGCATCGACTGGACGTGGGCGCTCGTCCACATGGTCGACGACCTGCGCCGGCTCTACGGCGAGGACTTCTGGGAGCACGGCGTGGTGCACCCGATCACCCACACGCTCGACCTCGCGTACGCCCACCACTGCACCGCGAAGGTGGCCCGCGCCCTGAACGACCACCGCCTCGCCGACGACCTGGAACGGCGCAGCCGTGACTGGATCAACGCGTTCGACCCGGCCACCGGCCTGCTGCGCGACTCGGAGTTCTACGAGGGCGGCAAGTGGAACTACTCGTTCCGCCTGCTGCACGACATGGCCGCCCGGATCGGCCTGGCCGGCGGCGACGCCGGGTTCATCGCCAAACTCGACACCTTCTTCGGGTACGGGGCGGAGCCGGTGATCCAGCCGGGCCGCGCCCCGTCGCCCGTCGAGATGGCGACCGGCTACGCCCTCAACCGCTTCGAGGGCCTCAACAACGAACCCGACATGGAAGCGCCCTGGGCCTACCACTACGCCGGCCGCCCGGACCGTACCGCCGAGGTCGTGCACGCCGCCCTGACCTGGCAGTTCGGCACCGGACCCGGTGGCCTGCCGGGCAACGACGACTCCGGCGGCCTGAGCTCCTGGTACGTCTGGGCCTCGCTCGGCCTGTTCCCGGTCGCCGGCCAGAACCTGTTCCTGGTGAACGCCCCCGCGTTCGAACACGCGCGGCTGCGGGTCGAGGGCGGCGAGTTCGTCATCGAGACCAGCGGGCACCGGGAGACCCCGATCGGCGTCGACGGCCTCGGTCACCACCCCGCGCCGCAGTACGTGCAGTCCGCCACCCTCAACGGCCGGCCGCTGCACACCACCCACCTGACCGCGGCCGACGTCCATCACGGCGGCCGGCTGCACGTCCGGCTCGGTCCCGAACCCTCCACCTGGGGTCACGGGTCCCGGCCGCCTTCCCTCTCACACCCCCACCCTTGA
- a CDS encoding glycosyltransferase, which translates to MSRPTRRLVIAVRADPVICGHSGEARNLAEVALTRGFDDVRLLTWPIPTLQAAGLPLKPLDRLLPYSPGITVERPESVGDYRVPDGRHLAGLTGRLVELLSEPVPTVCLSMYLVPHTQVINDAVASARAAGFDPQVRTIAKAVGSDVTNVIRSCLREGRFGAATVLLTTFLASDEVVAVSEYTRDEIIASAEEVDAHCGTTFAEQCRRRVAVSYPPIDASAFLDPAPAGVEAALARRGLERGSYILFLSRVARAKGIYDLVIAYGQMKARDDVKLVIAGTGPALEHVQAMAKEDDRIIFLTDVDDDEKPLLMAGCAAYALPTKPEPDFVETFGIALAEKALSGGGPIVTTLTGGTGEAVGDAAIIVEAGDIGALAEALDRVILDMPDSEKRELEARARAHALQFDRGAVFDDLFRYEVQPSR; encoded by the coding sequence ATGAGCCGACCGACCCGCCGCCTGGTCATCGCGGTCCGCGCCGACCCGGTCATCTGCGGACACTCCGGCGAGGCGCGCAATCTCGCCGAGGTGGCGCTCACCCGGGGATTCGACGACGTCCGGTTGCTCACCTGGCCGATTCCGACCCTGCAGGCCGCCGGTCTGCCGCTGAAGCCGCTGGACCGGCTGCTGCCGTACAGCCCCGGCATCACCGTGGAACGACCGGAATCGGTCGGCGACTACCGGGTCCCGGACGGCCGGCACCTCGCCGGGCTGACCGGGCGGCTGGTCGAGCTGCTCAGCGAGCCGGTGCCGACGGTCTGCCTCTCGATGTACCTGGTGCCGCACACGCAGGTGATCAACGACGCGGTGGCGTCGGCCCGGGCGGCCGGCTTCGACCCGCAGGTGCGCACCATCGCGAAGGCGGTCGGCTCGGACGTCACCAACGTGATCCGCTCCTGCCTGCGCGAGGGCCGGTTCGGGGCGGCGACCGTGCTGCTCACCACGTTCCTCGCCAGCGACGAGGTGGTCGCCGTCTCGGAGTACACCCGCGACGAGATCATCGCCTCGGCCGAGGAGGTGGACGCGCACTGCGGCACCACGTTCGCCGAGCAGTGCCGGCGGCGGGTCGCGGTCAGCTACCCGCCGATCGACGCGTCCGCCTTCCTCGATCCCGCCCCGGCCGGCGTCGAGGCGGCGCTCGCCCGGCGCGGCCTCGAGCGCGGCTCGTACATCCTCTTCCTGTCCCGCGTCGCCCGCGCGAAGGGGATCTACGACCTGGTGATCGCTTACGGTCAGATGAAGGCCCGCGACGACGTCAAGCTGGTCATCGCGGGCACCGGCCCGGCGCTGGAGCACGTCCAGGCGATGGCCAAGGAGGACGACCGGATCATCTTCCTCACCGACGTCGACGACGACGAGAAGCCGCTGCTCATGGCGGGGTGTGCGGCGTACGCGCTGCCCACCAAGCCGGAGCCGGACTTCGTCGAGACGTTCGGCATAGCCCTCGCCGAGAAGGCCCTCTCCGGCGGCGGCCCGATCGTCACCACGCTCACCGGCGGCACCGGCGAGGCGGTCGGCGACGCGGCGATCATCGTGGAGGCCGGCGACATCGGCGCGCTCGCCGAGGCGCTCGACCGGGTGATCCTGGACATGCCGGACAGCGAGAAGCGCGAACTCGAGGCCCGGGCCCGGGCGCACGCCCTGCAGTTCGACCGCGGGGCGGTCTTCGACGACCTTTTCCGGTACGAGGTTCAGCCGTCCCGCTGA
- a CDS encoding SRPBCC family protein translates to MTKIVEAAIEADPKLPIIHITRDFDATPEQLFRAHTDPKLFVQWNGPDSLANRIEIDYWDARTGGSWRWVSGRGDEQFAFHGCFHEVRPDLIVQTFTWEAQPDGVALETMRFEDLGDGRTRLHAQSLVDSFESRDAWLQSGMETGVNEGYARLEQMARDGKI, encoded by the coding sequence ATGACCAAGATCGTTGAGGCGGCCATCGAGGCTGACCCGAAGCTGCCGATCATCCACATCACGCGCGACTTCGACGCGACGCCGGAGCAGTTGTTCCGCGCGCACACCGATCCGAAGCTGTTCGTGCAGTGGAACGGCCCGGACTCGCTCGCGAATCGGATCGAGATCGACTACTGGGACGCGCGGACCGGCGGCAGCTGGCGGTGGGTGTCCGGCCGGGGCGACGAGCAGTTCGCCTTCCACGGCTGCTTCCACGAGGTGCGACCGGATCTGATCGTGCAGACGTTCACCTGGGAGGCCCAGCCGGACGGGGTGGCGCTGGAGACGATGCGTTTCGAGGACCTCGGTGACGGGCGGACCCGGCTGCACGCGCAGTCCCTGGTGGACAGCTTCGAGAGCCGCGACGCCTGGCTGCAGAGCGGCATGGAGACCGGTGTGAACGAGGGGTACGCGCGCCTGGAGCAGATGGCCCGCGACGGGAAGATCTGA
- a CDS encoding ArsR/SmtB family transcription factor: MPADTLTRVFSALADPTRRDMVARLAERDATVNQLAEPYRMSLQAVYKHLKVLEDAGVVSRPPGPQPRTVRLETEVFDEMNAWIELYRERAERRYRRLDTLLEAMRDEDMRDEERDDHDQDR, encoded by the coding sequence ATGCCGGCGGACACGCTGACCCGCGTCTTCTCCGCACTCGCCGACCCGACGCGCCGCGACATGGTGGCCCGGCTCGCCGAGCGCGACGCGACGGTGAACCAGCTCGCGGAGCCGTACCGGATGTCGCTGCAAGCGGTCTACAAGCACCTCAAGGTGCTGGAGGACGCGGGGGTGGTGAGCCGCCCGCCGGGTCCGCAGCCCCGGACGGTGCGTCTCGAGACGGAGGTCTTCGACGAGATGAACGCCTGGATCGAGCTCTACCGGGAGCGCGCCGAGCGGCGCTACCGGCGACTGGACACCCTGCTGGAAGCCATGCGGGACGAGGACATGAGGGACGAGGAGAGGGACGACCATGACCAAGATCGTTGA
- a CDS encoding STAS domain-containing protein encodes MEQMRCVITRDDRKAVRLHLAGAFDRAAHPELRRSLRRAFDRAGRGTVVIDMAETASIGSECLEVLLVGYTRALRGGLGFEVVNAHGPVRQALAVTGLCEPAVDDMFDSLMALIGSVPAAAPEPAE; translated from the coding sequence ATGGAACAAATGCGTTGTGTGATCACCCGCGACGACCGGAAGGCGGTCCGCCTGCACCTGGCCGGCGCGTTCGACCGAGCCGCCCACCCGGAGTTGCGCCGCAGCCTGCGCCGCGCGTTCGACCGCGCCGGCCGGGGCACCGTGGTGATCGACATGGCCGAGACCGCGTCGATCGGCAGCGAGTGCCTGGAGGTGCTGCTCGTCGGCTACACCCGGGCGCTGCGCGGAGGCCTCGGCTTCGAGGTGGTGAACGCCCACGGCCCGGTCCGCCAGGCCCTGGCCGTGACGGGCCTGTGCGAGCCCGCCGTCGACGACATGTTCGACTCCCTGATGGCCCTGATCGGCAGCGTCCCCGCAGCGGCGCCCGAGCCCGCCGAGTGA
- a CDS encoding tyrosine-protein phosphatase has product MKLINKRLAATCAACAIALSSTLTAGTTPALAGGSHGSNSSHASSSSHASHGGHPGNSGHASHGAHRPAAHHQIPFTAATVTQNANGTFTLTWSATGARSVTVYAGTDQNRISHKRPVAKAAAKATITITGLTTDADRMWFELVPDRGESLTLADRSLHLASAPNFRDAGGYRTADGRWVRMGVIYRANDLGKLTDADLAKLKRLGIRTDIDFRTDSEAAASPDRIPAGVTYIHANVIGSSDVGIGGIDLTTEAGGVAMMEAGEKAMVSAEPGRAAYRTFFATVTDRKAANVVYHCTAGKDRTGWASAALLTALGVPASTVMRDYLLSNTYLAASNAATLAAVPESIRPGYKAVLDVRESYLNSGFDEVTAKYGTFDNYLRTGLGLTSKDLRALRAQLLVG; this is encoded by the coding sequence GTGAAGTTGATCAACAAGCGCCTCGCCGCCACCTGCGCAGCCTGCGCCATCGCCCTGAGCAGCACCCTCACCGCCGGCACCACTCCCGCCCTCGCCGGCGGGAGCCACGGGAGCAACAGCAGTCACGCCAGCAGCAGCAGTCACGCGAGCCACGGCGGCCACCCCGGCAACAGCGGCCACGCCAGCCACGGCGCCCACCGGCCCGCCGCCCACCACCAGATCCCGTTCACCGCCGCGACCGTCACCCAGAACGCCAACGGCACCTTCACCCTCACCTGGTCCGCCACCGGCGCCCGTTCGGTGACCGTCTACGCCGGCACCGACCAGAACCGGATCTCCCACAAGCGCCCCGTAGCCAAGGCCGCCGCCAAAGCCACCATCACGATCACCGGCCTCACGACCGACGCCGACCGGATGTGGTTCGAGCTGGTGCCGGACCGCGGCGAGTCCCTCACCCTCGCGGACCGTTCACTTCACCTCGCGTCGGCCCCGAACTTCCGGGACGCCGGCGGCTACCGCACCGCGGACGGCCGGTGGGTGAGGATGGGCGTGATCTACCGCGCCAACGACCTCGGCAAGCTCACCGACGCCGACCTCGCGAAGCTGAAGCGCCTCGGCATCCGTACCGACATCGACTTCCGCACCGACTCGGAGGCCGCCGCGTCGCCGGACCGGATCCCGGCCGGCGTCACCTACATCCACGCCAACGTGATCGGCTCCTCGGACGTTGGCATCGGCGGCATCGACCTCACCACCGAGGCCGGTGGCGTGGCGATGATGGAGGCCGGCGAGAAGGCGATGGTCTCGGCCGAGCCGGGCCGTGCCGCGTACCGGACGTTCTTCGCCACGGTCACCGACCGCAAGGCCGCGAACGTCGTCTACCACTGCACCGCCGGCAAGGACCGCACCGGCTGGGCCAGCGCCGCCCTGCTGACCGCCCTCGGCGTCCCGGCCTCCACGGTCATGCGGGACTACCTGCTCAGCAACACGTACCTGGCCGCCTCCAACGCCGCGACGCTGGCCGCCGTCCCGGAGTCGATCCGCCCCGGGTACAAGGCGGTCCTGGATGTCCGCGAGTCCTACCTGAACTCCGGCTTCGACGAGGTGACGGCGAAGTACGGGACGTTCGACAACTACCTGCGTACGGGCCTGGGCCTCACTTCGAAGGACCTCCGCGCCCTGCGTGCCCAGCTCCTCGTCGGCTGA